A single region of the Enterococcus mundtii genome encodes:
- the yidA gene encoding sugar-phosphatase, translating into MSIKLVAIDIDGTLLNEKREITQEVKEAIASAVEKNVAIVLCTGRPLPGVKNQLNELGLYQDNDYVITYNGALVQQTKSGKIIARHGLTYEDFLEIEVMARRVGSHLHSIDDQTIYTTNRDISPYTVHEAFLVNMPLKYRTADEMTPDMSIVKMMMIDEPAILDAAIARLPQTFREKYTTVKSSPFYFEILNKEASKGAAVANLAQHLGIKQEEIMAIGDNENDLSMIEYAGLGVAMGNAVPLIKEAANVVTATNDEHGVAEAIKKYVL; encoded by the coding sequence ATGTCTATCAAATTAGTCGCTATCGATATCGATGGCACCCTGTTAAACGAAAAAAGAGAAATCACACAAGAAGTAAAAGAAGCAATTGCAAGCGCTGTGGAAAAAAACGTGGCAATCGTACTATGTACAGGTCGTCCGCTTCCAGGAGTCAAAAACCAATTGAATGAATTGGGATTATACCAAGACAACGATTATGTGATCACTTATAACGGTGCGTTAGTCCAGCAAACAAAATCTGGCAAGATCATTGCTCGTCATGGCTTGACTTATGAAGATTTCTTGGAGATCGAAGTCATGGCCAGACGTGTGGGGAGTCATTTGCATTCGATCGATGATCAAACGATCTATACAACGAATCGTGATATCAGTCCCTATACTGTCCATGAAGCTTTTTTAGTCAACATGCCATTGAAATATCGGACAGCTGATGAAATGACACCTGATATGAGTATCGTGAAGATGATGATGATCGATGAACCAGCGATCCTAGATGCGGCCATCGCTCGTTTACCACAAACTTTCCGCGAAAAATATACAACTGTCAAGAGTTCACCTTTCTACTTTGAGATCTTGAACAAAGAAGCTAGTAAAGGCGCTGCTGTTGCTAACTTAGCCCAACATCTAGGAATCAAACAAGAGGAGATCATGGCAATCGGTGACAACGAAAATGATTTGTCGATGATCGAATACGCTGGATTAGGCGTGGCGATGGGAAATGCCGTTCCGTTGATAAAAGAAGCGGCTAATGTGGTTACTGCAACCAACGATGAACACGGTGTGGCTGAAGCAATCAAAAAATATGTCTTGTAA
- a CDS encoding NUDIX hydrolase, translating to MENPMFGEKDESANYQDRYAAYIIVETHGKIAMIEAPNGAFFLPGGEKEGQETNEEAISRELLEEMGISAEISCYLGEAAEYFYSNHRKTYFHNPGYFYVAKSWQKVGEPTEKDQSIWWVTPETALEKLKRGSHRWAVEKWLAMKQN from the coding sequence ATGGAAAACCCAATGTTTGGCGAAAAAGACGAGTCTGCAAATTACCAAGACCGTTACGCAGCGTATATCATTGTCGAAACACATGGGAAAATCGCAATGATCGAAGCGCCAAATGGTGCCTTTTTTTTGCCAGGCGGTGAAAAAGAGGGACAGGAAACAAATGAAGAAGCGATTTCTCGTGAATTACTGGAGGAAATGGGGATCAGCGCAGAGATTTCTTGTTATCTAGGGGAAGCAGCGGAATATTTTTACTCAAACCATCGAAAAACTTACTTCCACAATCCTGGCTATTTTTATGTAGCAAAGAGTTGGCAAAAGGTAGGGGAACCAACCGAAAAAGACCAATCGATCTGGTGGGTCACTCCTGAAACTGCCTTAGAAAAATTAAAACGAGGAAGTCATCGTTGGGCAGTGGAAAAATGGTTAGCGATGAAGCAAAATTGA
- a CDS encoding VOC family protein: MKMAHTCVRVKDLDASLKFYQTAFGFEESRRRDFPENKFTLVYLTLPGDDYELELTYNYDHEGYDLGNGYGHIAISVEDLEALHEKHQAAGFNVTDLKGLPGTAPSYYFVVDPDGYKIEVIRTK, translated from the coding sequence ATGAAAATGGCTCACACTTGCGTCCGCGTTAAAGATCTTGACGCTTCTTTAAAATTCTATCAAACAGCATTCGGCTTTGAAGAAAGTCGTCGTCGCGATTTTCCAGAAAACAAGTTCACGCTGGTTTACTTGACTTTACCAGGAGATGATTACGAATTAGAGTTGACTTACAACTATGATCATGAAGGCTATGATTTAGGAAACGGCTACGGTCATATCGCTATTTCAGTTGAAGACTTAGAAGCACTTCATGAAAAACATCAAGCAGCAGGCTTCAACGTGACTGACTTGAAAGGACTGCCAGGAACAGCTCCGTCTTATTACTTCGTTGTCGATCCTGATGGTTACAAAATCGAAGTCATTCGTACAAAATAA
- a CDS encoding TrkH family potassium uptake protein, translating to MKQRITKQLSPVQLIAVGFFLLILVGGSLLTLPFFSKSGEPTNYIDALFTATSAVCVTGLTTLNTAAHWNEAGQFLIMVLIEIGGLGFMMIPIIFFAVAKKKVSFSMRILLKEALNLEIMSGVMSLMLYILKFAMVIQGLGALALSFTFVPTYGWTKGIWYSIFHAVSSFCNAGFDLLGDSLANDQPNIYLLMVVSALIIAGGLGFIVWRDLLSYHKVKKITLHSKIALIVTGGLLVGGFIVFFFTEQNAIHLVEGTYLERLANTFFMSVTPRTAGYYSIDYLQMSHAGLMLTMILMYIGGTSGSTAGGLKTTTLGILLIQMHATFNGKTRAEAFGRTIRPAAVLRALTLFFVTLSLCMLAIMVLSVTETIPETSGIEYIAFEVFSAFGTVGLTMGLTPDLTEVGKLIIMSLMYIGRVGILTVFFSILVKGNQVGTKYKYPEESVLIG from the coding sequence ATGAAACAGAGGATAACAAAACAACTGTCACCAGTTCAATTGATTGCTGTTGGCTTTTTTCTTTTGATCTTAGTTGGTGGCAGTTTACTTACTTTGCCTTTCTTTAGTAAAAGTGGCGAACCGACGAATTATATTGATGCATTATTTACTGCAACTTCAGCCGTCTGTGTCACTGGCTTGACTACATTGAACACTGCGGCGCATTGGAATGAAGCCGGTCAGTTTCTGATCATGGTTTTGATCGAGATCGGTGGTTTAGGTTTTATGATGATCCCCATTATTTTCTTTGCAGTAGCGAAGAAAAAAGTCAGCTTTAGTATGCGGATCTTACTAAAAGAAGCATTGAATCTTGAAATCATGTCAGGTGTTATGAGTTTGATGCTCTATATCTTGAAATTCGCAATGGTCATCCAAGGGCTGGGAGCACTTGCCTTGAGTTTTACATTTGTGCCGACTTACGGATGGACAAAAGGGATTTGGTACAGCATCTTCCATGCCGTATCAAGTTTTTGTAATGCTGGGTTTGATTTGTTAGGGGATAGCTTAGCAAATGATCAGCCAAACATCTATCTCTTAATGGTGGTCTCTGCGCTGATCATTGCTGGTGGGTTAGGTTTCATTGTTTGGCGGGATCTACTTAGTTATCATAAAGTAAAGAAAATCACTCTCCACTCAAAAATTGCATTGATTGTCACTGGTGGCTTATTGGTGGGCGGTTTTATCGTCTTTTTCTTTACCGAACAAAATGCGATCCATCTAGTTGAAGGAACTTATCTTGAACGTTTAGCAAATACGTTCTTCATGAGTGTCACACCAAGAACAGCTGGTTACTACTCCATCGACTATTTACAAATGAGTCATGCCGGCTTGATGTTGACAATGATCTTGATGTATATCGGTGGAACATCCGGTTCAACAGCAGGTGGGTTAAAGACCACTACTTTGGGCATCCTATTGATTCAAATGCATGCGACATTTAACGGGAAAACCAGAGCTGAAGCTTTCGGACGAACTATTCGCCCAGCAGCAGTACTTCGCGCACTGACATTGTTTTTCGTTACATTGTCTTTATGTATGTTGGCGATCATGGTCTTGTCTGTGACTGAGACGATCCCAGAAACTTCAGGCATCGAATATATTGCTTTTGAAGTGTTCTCAGCTTTTGGAACAGTTGGGTTGACAATGGGGTTGACGCCAGATCTGACAGAAGTCGGGAAACTGATCATCATGTCATTGATGTATATCGGACGTGTAGGGATTTTAACCGTCTTTTTCTCTATTCTTGTAAAAGGAAATCAAGTAGGGACGAAGTACAAATATCCAGAAGAGAGCGTATTGATCGGTTAA
- a CDS encoding V-type ATP synthase subunit D, whose product MVRLNVNPTRMELTRLKKQLRTATRGHKLLKDKQDELMRQFILLIRKNNELRQVVEKEMTAAMSDFVLAKASLPEAFIDELFVLSAENVELAVIEKNIMSVKVPIMNFEYDEQLGEAPVDYGYLNSNAELDRSIDRFTSFLPKLLELTEIEKTCQLMAGEIEKTRRRVNALEYMTIPQLEETIYYIKMKLEENERAEVTRLIKVKNMGNAD is encoded by the coding sequence ATGGTTCGATTAAATGTTAATCCGACACGAATGGAATTGACACGACTCAAAAAGCAATTGAGGACTGCAACAAGAGGACACAAATTGTTGAAGGATAAGCAGGATGAATTGATGCGTCAATTCATCCTACTGATCCGTAAGAACAATGAACTGCGCCAAGTAGTAGAAAAAGAAATGACAGCAGCTATGAGCGATTTTGTCCTTGCGAAAGCTTCATTACCTGAAGCCTTCATTGATGAATTGTTTGTACTATCGGCTGAAAATGTCGAGTTAGCTGTTATCGAAAAAAACATTATGAGCGTCAAAGTACCGATCATGAATTTTGAATATGACGAACAGCTAGGCGAAGCACCGGTGGATTATGGCTATTTGAATTCCAATGCAGAATTAGACCGTTCGATCGATCGTTTTACCTCATTTCTGCCTAAGCTCCTTGAGTTGACAGAGATCGAGAAAACCTGTCAACTGATGGCCGGTGAGATCGAAAAAACACGGCGCAGAGTGAATGCGTTAGAGTACATGACGATTCCACAATTAGAAGAAACGATCTATTATATCAAGATGAAGTTAGAAGAAAATGAACGTGCGGAAGTTACTCGCTTGATCAAAGTGAAAAATATGGGGAACGCTGATTAG
- a CDS encoding V-type ATP synthase subunit B produces the protein MIKEYRTIGEVVGPLMAVEKVAGVKYEELIEVRMQNGEIRRGQVLEVQEDKAMVQIFEGTSGINLRDSTVRFLGHPLELGVSEDMIGRVFDGLGRPKDNGPEILPEKYLDINGEVINPVARDYPDEFIQTGISAIDHLNTLVRGQKLPVFSGSGLPHKELAAQIARQATVLDSSDDFAVVFAAIGITFEEAEFFMEDFRQTGAIDRSVMFMNLANDPAIERIATPRMALTAAEYLAYEKGMHVLVIMTDMTNYAEALREISAARREVPGRRGYPGYLYTNLATLYERAGRIRGLKGSVTQIPILTMPEDDKTHPIPDLTGYITEGQIILTRELYKSGIQPPIDVLPSLSRLKDKGTGEGKTRKDHAATMNQLFAAYAQGKQAKELAVVLGESALSDVDKIYAKFAERFEKEYVNQGFYTNRSITETLDLGWELLAMLPRTELKRIKDDLLDQYLPEGE, from the coding sequence ATGATTAAAGAATATCGAACAATTGGTGAAGTGGTCGGTCCTTTGATGGCGGTCGAGAAAGTCGCTGGGGTGAAATATGAAGAGTTGATTGAAGTTCGTATGCAAAATGGCGAGATTCGTCGTGGACAAGTACTTGAAGTACAAGAAGACAAAGCGATGGTCCAAATTTTTGAAGGAACTAGTGGGATCAATCTGAGAGATTCAACGGTCCGCTTTTTAGGGCATCCATTAGAGTTGGGAGTTTCTGAAGACATGATCGGTCGTGTATTTGACGGGTTAGGTCGTCCAAAAGACAATGGGCCAGAAATCCTACCAGAAAAATACTTGGACATCAATGGAGAAGTCATCAACCCGGTGGCTCGTGATTATCCTGATGAGTTTATCCAAACAGGTATCTCAGCAATCGATCACCTGAATACTTTGGTCAGAGGACAAAAATTGCCGGTATTTTCTGGCTCTGGTTTGCCACACAAAGAATTAGCTGCTCAAATTGCGAGACAAGCGACGGTGTTAGACTCTTCTGATGATTTTGCAGTTGTTTTTGCTGCCATTGGAATCACCTTTGAAGAAGCAGAATTCTTTATGGAAGACTTCCGCCAGACGGGAGCAATCGATCGTTCGGTGATGTTCATGAACTTAGCGAATGACCCAGCCATCGAACGGATCGCAACGCCTCGTATGGCATTGACTGCGGCTGAATATCTCGCTTATGAAAAAGGGATGCACGTGTTAGTCATCATGACAGATATGACTAACTACGCCGAAGCATTACGAGAAATCTCTGCTGCCCGTCGTGAAGTGCCAGGTCGTCGTGGCTATCCAGGGTATCTTTATACGAATTTAGCAACTTTATATGAACGTGCTGGTCGAATCCGAGGATTAAAGGGGTCTGTGACACAAATCCCGATCTTGACCATGCCAGAAGATGATAAGACACATCCCATCCCTGATTTGACCGGCTATATCACAGAAGGACAAATCATTTTGACGAGGGAATTGTATAAGAGTGGCATCCAACCACCGATCGATGTCCTGCCTTCGCTTTCACGTTTGAAAGATAAAGGGACAGGTGAAGGGAAAACTAGAAAAGATCATGCAGCGACGATGAACCAATTATTTGCGGCGTACGCCCAAGGTAAACAAGCCAAAGAATTAGCTGTTGTCTTAGGGGAGTCGGCGTTGTCAGACGTGGACAAAATCTATGCTAAGTTTGCGGAACGTTTTGAAAAAGAATATGTCAATCAAGGATTTTATACCAACCGCTCAATCACTGAAACGCTGGATCTAGGATGGGAACTTTTAGCCATGCTTCCACGAACGGAATTAAAACGGATCAAAGATGATCTGCTTGACCAGTACCTGCCAGAAGGGGAGTGA
- a CDS encoding V-type ATP synthase subunit A, with protein sequence MQIGKIIKVSGPLVMAKNMSDASIQDMCLVGELGVIGEIIEMRGDVASIQVYEETSGIGPGEPVRSTGEALSVELAPGIISQMFDGIQRPLDTFMEITQSNFLSRGVQLPALDHEKKWWFEATAEVGQEVSTGDVLGVVDETKIIQHKIMVPHGVKGKIKKIEAGSFTIDEVVCVIETEDGLRELTMLQKWPVRRSRPIKAKLNPDAPMITGQRVIDTFFPVTKGGAAAVPGPFGAGKTVVQHQIAKWADVDMVVYVGCGERGNEMTDVLNEFPELIDPNTGESLMERTVLIANTSNMPVAAREASIYTGITIAEYFRDMGYDVAIMADSTSRWAEALREMSGRLEEMPGDEGYPAYLGSRLAEYYERSGRVIALGNEEREGSITAISAVSPSGGDVSEPVTQNTLRVVKVFWGLDSSLAQKRHFPSINWIQSYSLYSSEVGRYMDQILQADWAEMVAEGMRILQQEEQLNEIVRLVGVDSLSDNDRLTLEVAKSIREDYLQQNAFDEVDTFTSREKQFKMLKLILSFGEEARQAISLGAYLSEIMKGTVGLRERIGRSKFVPETELEKLDEIQANIKPTIQAIVSEGGMTDD encoded by the coding sequence TTGCAAATTGGAAAAATCATAAAAGTCTCCGGCCCTCTCGTGATGGCAAAAAATATGTCAGATGCAAGTATCCAAGATATGTGCTTAGTGGGAGAGCTAGGAGTCATCGGCGAAATCATTGAGATGCGCGGAGATGTCGCATCGATACAAGTATACGAAGAAACTTCAGGGATCGGCCCTGGTGAACCCGTTCGTTCAACAGGTGAAGCGTTGTCTGTTGAGTTGGCGCCTGGGATCATTTCACAAATGTTTGATGGGATCCAACGGCCATTGGATACGTTCATGGAGATCACGCAAAGCAACTTTTTAAGTCGTGGTGTCCAATTACCAGCGTTAGACCATGAAAAAAAATGGTGGTTTGAAGCAACTGCTGAAGTCGGGCAAGAAGTCAGTACCGGAGATGTTCTAGGTGTGGTGGATGAAACAAAGATCATCCAACATAAAATCATGGTACCTCATGGTGTCAAAGGAAAAATCAAAAAAATCGAAGCGGGATCATTTACGATCGATGAAGTGGTTTGTGTCATCGAAACAGAAGACGGTTTGCGAGAATTGACGATGTTGCAAAAATGGCCTGTTAGACGGAGTCGTCCGATCAAAGCAAAATTGAATCCGGACGCGCCAATGATCACGGGGCAACGTGTTATCGATACCTTTTTCCCAGTGACAAAAGGCGGAGCTGCCGCTGTACCTGGCCCATTTGGTGCTGGTAAAACAGTTGTTCAGCACCAAATTGCTAAATGGGCAGATGTTGATATGGTCGTTTATGTTGGTTGTGGTGAACGTGGTAATGAGATGACGGACGTACTGAATGAGTTTCCAGAACTGATTGATCCTAATACAGGTGAATCATTGATGGAACGTACCGTATTGATTGCCAATACATCAAATATGCCAGTAGCTGCACGGGAAGCATCGATCTATACAGGGATCACTATTGCGGAATATTTCCGTGATATGGGATATGATGTGGCGATCATGGCAGATTCCACTTCTCGTTGGGCAGAGGCATTGCGAGAAATGAGTGGACGTTTAGAAGAAATGCCTGGTGATGAAGGCTATCCTGCATATTTAGGTTCTCGTTTAGCTGAATACTATGAACGTTCAGGACGTGTCATTGCTTTAGGTAATGAAGAACGTGAAGGAAGCATTACAGCGATCAGTGCGGTCTCACCATCTGGTGGAGATGTTTCTGAACCAGTGACTCAAAATACGTTGCGTGTCGTGAAAGTTTTCTGGGGATTAGACTCCAGTTTGGCGCAAAAACGTCATTTCCCATCCATCAACTGGATTCAAAGCTATTCTCTTTATTCGTCAGAAGTGGGACGTTACATGGATCAGATCCTACAAGCGGATTGGGCAGAGATGGTGGCAGAAGGAATGCGTATCTTGCAACAAGAAGAGCAATTGAATGAAATCGTGCGTCTTGTTGGTGTCGATTCACTTTCAGATAATGATCGCTTGACGCTTGAAGTAGCAAAGTCCATTCGTGAAGATTACTTACAACAAAATGCGTTTGATGAGGTGGATACATTTACTTCTAGAGAAAAACAATTCAAGATGTTGAAATTGATCCTATCTTTTGGTGAAGAAGCACGTCAGGCGATTTCATTAGGTGCTTATCTCAGTGAGATCATGAAAGGAACTGTGGGATTGAGAGAACGAATCGGTCGTAGTAAATTCGTGCCAGAAACAGAATTAGAGAAATTAGATGAAATCCAAGCGAATATCAAACCAACGATCCAAGCAATCGTTTCAGAAGGAGGAATGACCGATGATTAA
- a CDS encoding V-type ATP synthase subunit F: MTHKIGVVGDKDSVLPFKLFGFDVHYATEPQEVRRAIEQMAKSAYGVIYVTEQSAAMTPETIERYKESMTPAIVLIPSHQGTMGIGVAEIQKSVEKAVGQNIL, from the coding sequence ATGACGCATAAAATCGGTGTCGTTGGCGACAAAGATTCTGTTTTACCATTTAAATTATTTGGGTTTGATGTGCACTATGCGACAGAGCCACAAGAAGTGAGGCGCGCAATCGAACAAATGGCAAAAAGCGCCTATGGAGTGATCTATGTCACAGAACAATCGGCGGCGATGACACCTGAGACGATAGAACGTTACAAAGAATCGATGACGCCAGCAATTGTCCTAATCCCTAGCCATCAAGGAACGATGGGGATCGGCGTAGCAGAGATCCAAAAGAGTGTGGAAAAAGCAGTTGGACAAAATATCTTATAG
- a CDS encoding V-type ATPase subunit, with amino-acid sequence MDYHELNPLIRGRELELLSKEDFDRMIQTKSLDALGEMLKTTIYHPYIYEGFERDFEENLLAESGKLFTWLKESAPEPEVVWVYTMRYTFHNLKVLTKAEMTGKNLDHLYRNDGFYSCEALKQAIHTQGSTELPSQLMDSIREVHEYCEESSVLQGIDVIYDRYFLTEQRRLGEKLGYPELLEEIIAFIDLTNITTMARGILQQRSSGFMTAVLSSSGSIPKETFLSFVKSELDTYLNFLQTTDYRQLIEPAIHEGELDFVRLEQIKDDYLSSLYEAAQTQAFGPLPLLAFLNAKEIESKNLRLLVIGKKNHFDNETIRERVRQVYDA; translated from the coding sequence ATGGATTATCATGAATTAAATCCCTTGATTCGTGGAAGAGAATTAGAACTTTTATCAAAAGAAGATTTTGATCGCATGATCCAGACGAAATCATTGGACGCATTAGGCGAAATGTTAAAAACAACGATTTATCATCCTTATATCTACGAAGGTTTTGAACGGGACTTTGAGGAAAATCTATTGGCTGAGTCGGGCAAACTATTTACCTGGTTGAAAGAATCGGCGCCAGAACCTGAAGTCGTTTGGGTCTATACGATGCGGTATACGTTCCATAATTTAAAAGTCCTGACAAAAGCCGAGATGACGGGTAAAAATCTGGATCACCTGTACCGTAATGATGGTTTTTATTCATGCGAAGCGTTAAAGCAAGCAATCCATACACAAGGCTCTACAGAATTGCCTTCGCAGTTGATGGATAGTATTCGTGAAGTCCATGAATACTGCGAAGAATCCTCTGTGTTACAAGGAATCGATGTTATCTATGATCGCTATTTCTTGACAGAGCAACGCCGTCTTGGAGAGAAACTTGGGTATCCGGAATTACTGGAAGAAATCATTGCGTTTATTGATTTGACTAATATCACGACGATGGCACGCGGTATCTTGCAACAACGATCCAGTGGTTTTATGACTGCAGTACTTTCAAGTTCTGGCAGTATCCCGAAAGAAACGTTTTTGAGTTTCGTCAAAAGCGAGTTGGATACCTATTTGAACTTTCTGCAAACAACAGATTATCGTCAATTGATCGAACCTGCAATCCATGAAGGAGAACTAGATTTTGTTCGATTAGAACAAATCAAAGACGATTACTTATCTTCGCTGTATGAAGCCGCACAAACGCAGGCTTTTGGCCCGTTGCCTTTACTTGCTTTCTTGAATGCAAAAGAAATTGAGAGCAAAAATCTTCGGCTATTAGTGATCGGTAAGAAAAATCACTTTGATAATGAAACGATCAGAGAAAGGGTGAGACAAGTCTATGACGCATAA
- a CDS encoding ATPase V — translation MNAIDNIIRQMNETAEAERAAFEKVEREKIDQQFKIERARLEADDEKQKSKELEEIEKSYRQLRNRQQVEVRQATLNEKQKFLHRLFAEARQELESWPAEDQLSLMFNMVQNLSLSGEVTLLAGEKSAAILTNEVVTKWNQQLPFTLHLSDRRIAKEAGFLIDDQGVQYNFVYSDLVQEVQEQMRFEIAKQLFE, via the coding sequence ATGAACGCCATTGATAATATCATTCGTCAAATGAATGAAACAGCTGAAGCAGAACGAGCGGCGTTTGAAAAAGTAGAACGTGAAAAAATCGATCAGCAGTTCAAAATCGAGCGTGCGCGTTTAGAAGCAGACGATGAAAAGCAAAAATCTAAAGAACTTGAAGAAATCGAAAAGAGTTACCGTCAATTAAGAAATCGCCAACAGGTGGAAGTGCGTCAAGCAACACTCAATGAAAAACAAAAATTTTTACATCGTTTGTTTGCTGAAGCACGCCAAGAATTAGAAAGTTGGCCAGCAGAAGATCAACTTTCATTGATGTTCAATATGGTGCAGAATTTATCCTTATCTGGTGAGGTTACTTTATTAGCCGGAGAAAAATCTGCTGCCATTTTAACCAATGAAGTAGTGACAAAGTGGAACCAACAGTTGCCCTTCACCTTGCATCTAAGTGATCGAAGGATTGCCAAAGAAGCAGGATTTTTGATTGATGACCAAGGGGTACAATACAACTTTGTCTATAGTGATCTAGTACAAGAAGTGCAAGAACAAATGCGCTTTGAAATTGCGAAACAACTATTCGAGTAA
- a CDS encoding V-type ATP synthase subunit K → MMDYLIAQNGGMVFAVLAMATATIFSGIGSAKGVGMTGEAAAALTTSQPEKFGQALILQLLPGTQGLYGFVIAFLIFINLNADMSVVQGLNFLGASLPIAFTGLFSGIAQGKVSAAGIQILAKKPEHATKGIIFAAMVETYAILGFVISFLLVLNA, encoded by the coding sequence ATGATGGATTACTTAATTGCTCAAAATGGTGGAATGGTGTTTGCGGTATTAGCGATGGCAACAGCCACGATCTTTTCAGGGATCGGATCAGCGAAAGGTGTGGGGATGACTGGTGAAGCCGCAGCTGCATTGACGACAAGTCAACCGGAAAAATTCGGACAAGCGTTGATTTTACAATTACTTCCCGGAACACAGGGACTTTATGGCTTCGTAATCGCCTTCTTGATCTTTATCAATTTAAATGCAGATATGTCGGTTGTCCAAGGGCTGAATTTTTTAGGCGCATCTTTACCGATTGCCTTTACAGGATTGTTTTCTGGGATTGCTCAGGGGAAAGTATCTGCTGCAGGTATCCAGATCTTAGCGAAAAAACCAGAACACGCAACTAAAGGAATTATCTTTGCCGCAATGGTTGAAACTTACGCAATCTTAGGCTTCGTTATTTCTTTCTTATTAGTATTGAATGCTTAA